One Turneriella parva DSM 21527 genomic region harbors:
- a CDS encoding TusE/DsrC/DsvC family sulfur relay protein, with protein sequence MPQKTLGTKTVEVDDQGFLKNTADWTEELARLFAADIGISELSEGHWKVVKFMRERYLKNGDSPSIRTLGKESGVNTKELYALFPKGPAKLAAYVAGIPKWLHIPTWIGGIPGMSALVSWRMRKSIESLDIPPIGEFLELIHDSGCGMYACKATVDMFKMTKADFVSPVDDIITVGEFYEKAQGGEIIFT encoded by the coding sequence ATGCCGCAAAAGACTTTGGGTACAAAAACGGTCGAGGTCGACGATCAGGGTTTTCTCAAGAACACCGCCGATTGGACAGAAGAGCTGGCTAGGCTCTTCGCCGCCGACATCGGCATCAGCGAACTCAGCGAAGGCCACTGGAAAGTGGTGAAATTCATGCGCGAGCGTTACCTGAAGAATGGCGACTCGCCGTCGATTCGTACGCTGGGCAAAGAATCGGGAGTCAACACCAAAGAACTGTATGCCCTTTTCCCGAAAGGGCCGGCAAAACTCGCGGCGTATGTTGCGGGCATACCCAAATGGCTGCACATACCCACTTGGATTGGCGGCATTCCAGGCATGTCGGCGCTGGTTTCGTGGCGCATGCGTAAATCGATCGAGTCGCTCGACATACCACCGATCGGCGAATTTCTCGAGCTGATTCATGACTCTGGGTGCGGCATGTATGCATGCAAAGCAACGGTCGACATGTTCAAAATGACCAAAGCCGATTTTGTGTCGCCCGTCGACGACATCATTACCGTGGGTGAATTCTATGAGAAGGCACAAGGGGGAGAGATAATTTTCACCTGA
- the sqr gene encoding type III sulfide quinone reductase, selenoprotein subtype yields the protein MKQVVILGGGTGGNILANRLQKDRRSVRFDLQITVVDPEKDHLYQPGLLFLPFGSTTREKIIRRKRQLLRKEIRLVEQSVTSLDTIARTVTLADGSLLPYDVLVVATGTRIAPEETEGLTGEGWFKNRFDFYTLEGATRLQAALQEFTGGHLVINIVDVPIKCPVAPLEFAFLADDYFKRRGIRNKVKISYVTPLDNAFTKPVAANVFKNLLAEKNIDLVTEFNTGRVENNQIVSWDDRTVDFDLLVTVPLHNGAEFIKNSDIGDDLGFVRVDSATLQNPMHKEIFALGDATSVPASKAGSVAHFESETVHENIMRFLAGDEPLADFDGHSNCFIETGAGKAALIDFSYEVEPLPGSYPLPFFGPLRLLKVTRLNHWGKLAFRLIYWHLMLPARYLPISRHFSLRGKQNIT from the coding sequence ATGAAGCAGGTAGTGATTTTGGGTGGCGGCACGGGGGGCAATATTCTCGCGAATCGCCTGCAGAAAGACCGGCGCAGCGTGCGCTTCGATCTGCAGATCACTGTAGTCGACCCCGAAAAAGATCACCTCTATCAACCCGGCTTGCTGTTTCTACCTTTCGGATCAACCACGCGTGAAAAGATTATCAGACGAAAACGACAACTGCTGCGCAAAGAAATCAGACTCGTCGAACAGTCGGTGACAAGCCTCGACACGATTGCCCGAACCGTGACGCTCGCCGACGGCTCGCTCTTGCCTTATGACGTGCTCGTTGTCGCAACCGGTACGCGCATAGCTCCCGAAGAAACCGAAGGCCTTACCGGTGAGGGCTGGTTCAAAAACCGTTTCGATTTCTACACACTCGAGGGTGCAACCCGCCTGCAGGCGGCGCTGCAAGAGTTTACCGGGGGGCACCTGGTCATCAATATTGTCGACGTGCCGATCAAATGCCCCGTGGCACCGCTTGAATTTGCATTTCTCGCCGACGATTATTTCAAACGCCGTGGCATTCGAAACAAGGTGAAAATTTCGTATGTCACTCCGCTCGATAACGCGTTCACCAAACCTGTGGCAGCGAACGTCTTCAAGAATCTGCTTGCAGAGAAAAATATTGACCTCGTCACTGAATTCAACACCGGCCGCGTTGAAAATAACCAGATCGTTTCATGGGACGACCGCACGGTCGATTTTGATCTGCTCGTCACGGTACCACTGCACAACGGAGCAGAATTTATCAAGAACAGCGACATCGGCGACGATCTGGGGTTTGTGCGCGTCGACAGCGCTACGCTGCAGAACCCGATGCACAAAGAGATTTTCGCGCTCGGCGATGCTACAAGCGTACCCGCCTCAAAGGCGGGTTCGGTTGCACACTTCGAATCAGAGACGGTGCATGAAAATATTATGCGCTTTCTTGCCGGCGACGAGCCGCTCGCCGATTTCGACGGCCATTCGAACTGCTTTATTGAAACCGGTGCGGGCAAAGCGGCGTTGATTGATTTCAGCTATGAAGTAGAGCCTCTGCCCGGCAGCTACCCTTTGCCGTTCTTCGGCCCGCTGCGCCTGCTCAAGGTAACGCGGCTGAACCACTGGGGCAAGCTTGCGTTTAGGCTTATCTATTGGCACCTGATGCTGCCCGCACGCTACCTGCCGATCAGCAGGCATTTTTCGCTGCGCGGCAAACAGAACATAACATAG
- a CDS encoding TIR domain-containing protein, which translates to MPQSAEVEEYYLTIFLAHGEESSWHEVAEFIEQKLAHEVVPYAGSLAPGRTDIQKLEELTEECAFAIVMLTAKESAARSRAKIIHEIGFCQGSFGRENVLVMKEEGAQEIEELGGVIYVPFASGNAKAAFQRIQAEIDAAIDRFEDDEEEDDDD; encoded by the coding sequence ATGCCCCAATCAGCCGAGGTTGAAGAATATTATCTGACAATTTTTTTGGCGCATGGCGAAGAAAGCTCGTGGCACGAAGTTGCCGAATTTATCGAGCAAAAGCTTGCGCACGAGGTTGTGCCTTACGCCGGGTCGCTCGCCCCTGGCAGAACCGACATACAAAAGCTCGAAGAACTCACAGAAGAGTGTGCTTTTGCGATCGTGATGCTCACGGCGAAAGAAAGCGCCGCCCGTTCGCGCGCGAAAATTATCCATGAGATCGGCTTTTGCCAGGGGTCGTTCGGTCGCGAGAATGTGCTCGTGATGAAAGAAGAGGGGGCACAAGAGATTGAAGAATTGGGTGGAGTGATTTATGTGCCGTTTGCTTCAGGCAATGCCAAAGCAGCTTTTCAGAGAATTCAGGCAGAGATCGATGCTGCTATCGACAGATTTGAAGACGATGAAGAAGAAGACGATGACGATTAA
- a CDS encoding hybrid sensor histidine kinase/response regulator, producing the protein MSTTPEPLSSPPAKKAFDSVEAQLGHFLNISGTPTLVKDSASRILIANDAACEILGMQREAIIGKVLIEELPADEIEHFLRIDRLVLETGVPHTCEEKLTGATGKTHTVITTKTRHVDDQGKRYLVVVFMDITGQRQSADRVRFQGQMLDAIGQAVISTDTAGFITYWNHAAEEIYGYKSEEVIGRPIYEVTVPQASDQQAHEIMQQLAAGNSWSGEFEVKRRDGTTFLAQVLNLPMTNTEGALIGIMGVSADITESKSAREAKRLADQMLEKAFSASPVGMALVGLDGRFLRVNAALCRIVGMTEAELTATNFPAITHPDDVARDSQALRDMLEGRRDRYFTEKQYRHKDGHWVPVQLSVSAVRSDTGSPLQFVSIMQDITDRKRVENAARFQAQLLNAISQSVIGNDPQGNITFLNKAAEELYGYSAREAIGMSVIDLTMPKMSHEQAQEILTRLAKREPWSGEFLVTRRDGRTFIAQVHNAPITDHAGKLIGIIGVSSDITERKRAETELRRTSELLERTGALAKTGGWQVDLESMKLTWTQETFRIAERDSAVEPALDEGINLFAPEARDTIAKAVEAAMTEGTPYDLQLPIITEKGRHKWVQTQGFAEKKDGKVIRIYGTFQDITAAKLADEKREALETQLRQSRKLQAIGTLAGGIAHDFNNIIASILGNVSLAIDETDERSEARHSLREIEKSAARARALVQQLLAFSRQQPVARRNTLIAPIVIEVARLIKSNLPETIQLVTEIRNPAAVALVDTTQIEQALLNITTNAMQALQARPGRIVLVLETVTMTDDLRERHVQLKTINTGTACTRIVVEDNGPGIAANTLERIFEPFFTTKGVNEGTGLGLSVVHGIVEAHQGVMVVESEPGVRTAFSLYLVSGEKTATGPDENHAATKAGEKHGGHIVFIDDEESMVRLVKIYLQRLGYRVSGYMHAEDALQALRENPDDIDLVISDFNMPGTSGIQVAKEAHKIRSDLKVALASGYVDESMKAQVASAGIELIIPKADGMELFCNTVELLLSKN; encoded by the coding sequence ATGAGCACCACACCTGAACCCCTAAGCTCCCCCCCGGCGAAAAAGGCATTCGACAGCGTCGAGGCGCAACTCGGGCATTTCTTGAACATCTCAGGCACACCAACGCTGGTCAAAGACAGCGCGTCGCGCATTCTGATCGCGAACGATGCCGCCTGCGAAATTCTCGGAATGCAGCGCGAGGCCATCATCGGCAAGGTACTCATTGAAGAATTGCCGGCCGATGAAATTGAGCATTTTTTACGCATCGACCGCCTCGTGCTCGAGACGGGTGTGCCACATACCTGTGAAGAGAAACTCACCGGTGCCACCGGAAAAACGCACACAGTTATCACCACTAAAACCCGGCATGTTGACGATCAGGGCAAACGCTATCTGGTGGTCGTCTTTATGGATATCACTGGGCAGAGACAATCGGCCGACCGCGTGCGCTTTCAGGGCCAGATGCTCGATGCGATCGGGCAGGCAGTCATCAGCACAGATACGGCAGGGTTTATTACCTACTGGAACCATGCAGCCGAAGAGATTTATGGCTACAAAAGTGAAGAGGTCATAGGCCGCCCCATTTATGAGGTCACTGTACCTCAAGCCTCTGATCAGCAGGCGCATGAAATTATGCAGCAGCTCGCCGCAGGCAATTCATGGTCGGGCGAGTTTGAGGTTAAGCGGCGCGATGGCACGACTTTTCTCGCGCAGGTATTGAATCTGCCGATGACCAATACTGAGGGTGCACTCATCGGCATCATGGGCGTATCGGCCGATATCACCGAAAGCAAAAGCGCCCGGGAGGCAAAGCGCCTCGCCGACCAGATGCTCGAGAAGGCATTTTCTGCTTCACCCGTCGGCATGGCGCTCGTTGGCCTTGACGGCAGATTTTTGCGCGTGAACGCCGCACTCTGCCGCATCGTCGGCATGACCGAAGCCGAACTCACAGCTACAAACTTCCCGGCGATTACACACCCCGACGATGTTGCACGCGACTCACAGGCGTTGCGAGACATGCTCGAAGGCAGGCGCGATAGGTACTTCACCGAAAAACAATACCGCCATAAAGACGGCCACTGGGTACCTGTTCAGCTCAGCGTCTCTGCGGTGCGCAGCGACACAGGTTCACCGCTGCAGTTCGTGTCGATTATGCAAGACATCACCGACCGCAAGCGTGTCGAAAATGCGGCGCGGTTTCAGGCGCAGCTCTTGAATGCGATCAGCCAATCGGTCATAGGTAACGACCCGCAGGGCAATATCACGTTCTTGAACAAGGCAGCAGAAGAACTCTATGGTTACAGCGCGCGCGAGGCCATCGGCATGAGCGTGATAGATTTAACAATGCCCAAAATGTCGCATGAACAGGCGCAAGAGATTCTGACGAGGCTCGCGAAGCGCGAGCCTTGGAGTGGTGAATTTCTGGTGACGCGGCGCGACGGCCGTACATTCATCGCACAGGTTCACAACGCACCGATTACCGACCATGCCGGTAAACTCATCGGCATTATCGGGGTTTCGTCAGATATCACCGAACGTAAACGCGCAGAAACGGAACTTCGGCGCACAAGCGAGTTGCTCGAACGCACGGGAGCCCTGGCCAAAACCGGTGGCTGGCAGGTCGATCTCGAGAGCATGAAGCTGACCTGGACACAGGAAACATTTCGTATTGCAGAACGGGATAGCGCAGTTGAACCTGCGCTCGACGAAGGGATCAATCTCTTCGCGCCCGAAGCGCGCGACACGATCGCAAAAGCTGTTGAAGCCGCCATGACCGAAGGCACTCCTTATGATTTGCAACTGCCGATTATCACCGAAAAGGGCAGACATAAATGGGTGCAGACGCAGGGTTTTGCTGAAAAGAAAGACGGCAAGGTGATCAGAATCTACGGCACTTTTCAGGATATCACCGCAGCGAAACTTGCCGATGAAAAGCGCGAGGCCCTCGAAACGCAACTGCGGCAGTCTCGGAAATTACAGGCGATCGGCACACTCGCTGGCGGCATTGCACACGACTTCAACAATATTATCGCAAGCATACTCGGCAATGTCAGCCTTGCAATTGATGAAACAGACGAGAGGTCTGAAGCACGGCACTCGCTGCGTGAAATTGAGAAATCCGCGGCGCGCGCAAGGGCGCTCGTTCAGCAATTGCTGGCCTTTAGCCGGCAGCAACCGGTTGCCCGGCGCAACACCTTGATTGCACCGATTGTCATCGAGGTGGCACGTCTCATCAAATCGAACTTACCCGAGACGATTCAGCTCGTGACGGAAATCAGAAACCCGGCGGCGGTAGCGCTCGTCGACACGACGCAAATTGAACAGGCGCTGCTCAATATCACCACGAACGCCATGCAGGCGCTGCAGGCTCGGCCTGGAAGAATCGTTCTGGTGCTTGAAACCGTCACCATGACCGACGATCTGCGCGAACGCCACGTGCAATTGAAGACGATCAATACCGGCACCGCGTGCACGCGCATTGTCGTCGAAGACAACGGGCCTGGCATCGCGGCAAACACTCTCGAACGTATTTTCGAACCGTTTTTCACGACCAAGGGCGTGAACGAAGGCACGGGACTCGGCCTATCGGTTGTGCACGGCATTGTTGAAGCACACCAGGGCGTAATGGTGGTTGAAAGCGAACCGGGGGTGCGCACTGCGTTTTCGCTCTATCTCGTCAGTGGTGAAAAAACAGCTACCGGGCCTGATGAAAATCATGCAGCCACCAAAGCCGGCGAAAAACACGGTGGCCACATAGTGTTCATCGACGACGAAGAGTCGATGGTCAGGCTCGTGAAGATCTATCTGCAGCGCCTCGGCTATCGTGTCAGCGGCTATATGCACGCCGAAGATGCACTACAGGCTCTGCGCGAGAACCCCGACGACATCGATCTCGTCATCAGCGACTTCAATATGCCCGGAACCTCGGGCATTCAGGTAGCCAAAGAGGCGCACAAGATTCGCAGCGATCTGAAAGTTGCGCTCGCCTCGGGCTACGTCGACGAATCGATGAAGGCACAGGTTGCGAGTGCCGGCATCGAACTCATCATACCCAAAGCCGACGGCATGGAGCTATTCTGCAATACGGTCGAACTCTTGCTGAGCAAGAATTGA
- a CDS encoding 2-oxoacid:acceptor oxidoreductase subunit alpha, protein MQAEITQSAKSKKTLHGATVRFTGDSGDGMQLVGAQFTSVTGLAGNDVMTFPDFPAEIRAPQGTTAGVSGFQVHFGDHHIYTPGDKVDVLVAMNPAALKANLKDLRERGVLLVNSDEFDEKNLTKVDYKSNPLDDEALKEKYRLIAAPITESTRRALAESGLTTKEIDRCKNFFALGLTYWMYQRDIEKTKKWLEQQFAKKPHLAKANIQVLEAGYHFAETTELFDVSYEITKAKFEPGTYRNITGNSALALGLVAATDLSGLPALYAGYPITPASDILHEIAKYKNFNIKTFQTEDEIAAICAALGASYGGSLGITASSGPGIALKSEAINLAVMTELPVVIIDVQRGGPSTGMPTKNEQTDLLMALYGRNGESPVPVVAAASPSDCFDAAIEATRIALKFMTPVFLLSDAYIANSSEPWKLPEVENLPEIETNKIERGESREGFKVYGRDPETLARRWPIPGTPGFEHRIGGIEKDENGNINYDPDNHDKMVNLRQAKINKIADFIPELTAFPEQKGGLLVLGWGSTYGAIREAVLRVRSQGFSVSHAHLKYLNPFPRNIEKVLRSFEKVLIPELNMGQLALLIRGKYLVPATQYNKVRGRPFGIEELEQVIIDTLKK, encoded by the coding sequence ATGCAGGCAGAAATTACTCAATCCGCAAAATCGAAAAAGACCTTGCACGGCGCGACCGTACGCTTCACCGGTGACTCGGGCGACGGCATGCAGCTCGTCGGTGCACAGTTCACCTCTGTGACCGGGCTTGCCGGCAACGACGTGATGACGTTTCCCGACTTTCCCGCTGAGATTCGCGCGCCGCAGGGTACGACCGCGGGCGTTTCAGGTTTTCAGGTGCACTTCGGCGATCATCACATCTATACGCCTGGTGACAAGGTCGATGTGCTCGTGGCGATGAACCCGGCAGCTCTCAAGGCGAACCTCAAAGACCTGCGCGAGCGCGGAGTGTTGCTCGTCAATTCAGACGAGTTCGATGAAAAAAATCTGACCAAGGTCGATTACAAATCGAATCCGCTCGACGACGAGGCGCTTAAAGAAAAATACCGGCTGATCGCCGCGCCGATTACCGAATCGACACGGCGAGCTCTTGCAGAGTCGGGCCTGACCACCAAAGAAATCGATCGCTGCAAAAACTTTTTTGCCCTGGGCCTGACGTACTGGATGTACCAGCGCGACATCGAAAAAACGAAAAAGTGGCTAGAACAGCAATTCGCAAAAAAGCCGCACCTCGCAAAAGCAAATATACAGGTTCTCGAAGCGGGCTACCACTTCGCCGAAACGACAGAACTATTCGACGTCTCTTACGAAATTACCAAAGCGAAGTTCGAACCGGGAACCTACCGCAACATCACCGGTAACTCGGCGCTGGCGCTCGGTCTCGTCGCGGCGACCGACCTTTCGGGACTGCCCGCTCTGTACGCCGGTTATCCGATTACTCCCGCGTCAGACATTTTGCATGAGATCGCGAAGTACAAAAACTTTAACATCAAAACTTTTCAGACCGAAGACGAGATCGCAGCCATCTGCGCTGCGCTTGGCGCTTCATACGGCGGCTCGCTTGGCATCACTGCTTCGTCGGGCCCGGGCATCGCGCTGAAGTCAGAGGCGATTAACCTCGCGGTGATGACTGAACTGCCGGTGGTGATCATCGACGTGCAGCGTGGCGGCCCTTCGACCGGCATGCCGACGAAGAACGAACAGACCGACCTCTTGATGGCGCTCTACGGCCGTAACGGTGAAAGCCCGGTGCCGGTCGTGGCAGCCGCTTCACCATCAGATTGTTTCGATGCAGCTATCGAGGCGACGCGCATCGCGCTGAAATTTATGACTCCGGTTTTTCTTCTGTCAGATGCTTACATCGCCAACAGCTCAGAACCATGGAAACTACCCGAAGTGGAAAACCTGCCCGAGATCGAAACGAACAAGATTGAAAGAGGCGAATCGCGCGAAGGCTTCAAGGTTTATGGGCGCGACCCCGAAACGCTCGCGCGCCGTTGGCCGATACCCGGCACGCCGGGCTTCGAGCACCGCATCGGCGGCATCGAAAAAGATGAAAACGGCAACATCAACTACGACCCTGATAACCATGACAAAATGGTGAATCTGCGCCAGGCGAAGATCAACAAGATTGCCGATTTTATTCCCGAGCTCACAGCCTTTCCCGAACAAAAGGGGGGATTACTGGTGCTCGGCTGGGGTTCGACGTACGGAGCCATTCGCGAAGCGGTGCTGCGGGTACGCTCGCAGGGGTTCAGCGTCTCGCACGCACACCTCAAATACCTGAATCCGTTTCCGCGTAACATCGAAAAGGTACTGCGCTCGTTCGAAAAGGTCTTGATACCCGAGCTCAACATGGGACAACTCGCGCTCCTCATTCGCGGCAAATACCTCGTGCCCGCGACGCAGTACAACAAGGTGCGCGGCAGACCTTTCGGCATCGAAGAACTCGAACAGGTCATCATCGACACGCTGAAAAAATAA
- a CDS encoding 2-oxoacid:ferredoxin oxidoreductase subunit beta gives MAETATLTKKDFASDQTVRWCPGCGDYGILTAVQKTMPELGIPRENIAFISGIGCSSRFPYYMNTYGFHTIHGRAPAIASGLKLTRRDLSVWMVTGDGDALSIGGNHLIHILRRNLDINILLFNNEIYGLTKGQYSPTSAKGTVAKSTPDGSLDTPFSPLRLAIGAGGSFLARTYDKDMKHMEKTVKQAHLHKGTSFVEVLQNCVIFNDEVFEPVVGKENRHNTMIFVEHGQKMLFGKDNEKGLKLNHGTFEVVSAVDNPDQVAVYNESDPHFLQTFEAVGGKNGIPVPFGVLFKQARSIYEEDVEEQVQNVVAKKGRGDLRKLLAAGETWQVT, from the coding sequence ATGGCAGAAACAGCTACACTCACAAAAAAAGATTTTGCTTCAGACCAAACGGTGCGCTGGTGCCCCGGCTGCGGCGACTACGGTATTTTGACCGCGGTGCAAAAGACGATGCCCGAACTCGGCATACCGCGCGAGAACATCGCGTTCATTTCGGGCATCGGTTGTTCGTCGCGTTTTCCCTATTACATGAACACCTATGGCTTTCACACGATTCACGGCCGCGCGCCGGCGATTGCTTCGGGCCTGAAACTCACGCGCCGCGACCTCTCAGTGTGGATGGTCACGGGCGACGGCGATGCGCTTTCGATCGGGGGCAACCACCTGATTCACATTTTGCGCCGCAACCTCGACATCAACATTCTGCTCTTCAACAATGAAATCTATGGCCTGACGAAGGGCCAGTATTCACCCACGAGCGCGAAGGGTACAGTTGCGAAATCGACTCCCGACGGGTCGCTCGACACGCCGTTTTCGCCGCTGCGCCTCGCGATCGGTGCAGGCGGTTCGTTTCTCGCGCGCACGTACGACAAAGACATGAAGCACATGGAAAAAACGGTGAAGCAGGCGCATCTGCACAAAGGCACTTCATTCGTCGAAGTTCTGCAGAACTGCGTGATATTCAACGACGAAGTTTTTGAACCGGTCGTTGGCAAAGAAAACCGCCACAACACGATGATCTTTGTCGAGCACGGCCAGAAAATGCTATTCGGCAAAGACAACGAAAAAGGCCTCAAGCTCAACCACGGCACATTCGAAGTCGTGTCGGCGGTCGATAACCCAGATCAGGTAGCTGTCTATAACGAGAGCGATCCGCATTTTTTACAGACATTCGAAGCGGTTGGCGGCAAAAACGGCATTCCGGTACCGTTCGGAGTGCTCTTCAAGCAGGCGCGCAGCATCTACGAAGAAGATGTCGAAGAGCAGGTGCAGAACGTCGTCGCCAAAAAGGGTCGTGGCGATCTGCGCAAGCTGCTCGCCGCCGGCGAAACCTGGCAAGTAACTTAG
- a CDS encoding DUF2490 domain-containing protein, whose protein sequence is MRIYRLPFARPLAAFLLAAHISQNTAYAVNRTDEVSPQGWLGYITSYRLSEKNSLWNDWHYVPTSFFLSRHGFTRHLSQQVSVTGGYAWGYLTTPGSGSDRLDRFEHRPWAQLLMHLPLSTKYTFSHRLRYDSRFRQNVANGETESGFVFNHRIRYMIAFRRPITGLKLFNEAPFFVVGNEVLLNFAPQITGNQLDQVRTWFMLGYQVNSMTIQTGYMYRYVPASTPATFYHYHTATLWVTQTFGSAKAAETDHDDLLHRDP, encoded by the coding sequence ATGAGGATCTATAGATTACCCTTTGCCAGACCGCTCGCGGCGTTCTTGCTCGCCGCTCATATCAGCCAAAACACGGCGTATGCAGTTAACCGCACCGATGAAGTCAGCCCGCAGGGCTGGCTCGGTTATATCACCTCGTACCGCCTGAGCGAAAAGAATTCGCTCTGGAACGACTGGCATTACGTACCGACATCCTTCTTTTTGTCGCGGCATGGTTTTACCCGGCACCTGAGCCAGCAGGTGAGCGTCACCGGCGGTTATGCGTGGGGCTACCTCACGACCCCCGGTTCGGGATCAGACAGGCTCGACCGGTTTGAACACCGGCCGTGGGCGCAGCTCTTGATGCACCTGCCGCTCAGCACCAAATACACGTTCAGCCACCGCCTGCGTTACGATTCACGGTTCAGACAGAATGTGGCGAACGGCGAAACCGAATCGGGATTTGTGTTTAACCACCGCATTCGTTACATGATTGCCTTTCGCCGACCGATTACGGGGCTCAAACTTTTCAATGAGGCGCCGTTTTTTGTTGTGGGTAACGAGGTGCTCTTGAATTTTGCGCCGCAGATTACCGGCAACCAGCTCGACCAGGTTCGCACCTGGTTCATGCTCGGCTACCAGGTGAACTCGATGACGATTCAAACAGGTTACATGTACCGTTACGTACCTGCATCCACACCTGCGACATTCTACCACTACCACACGGCAACGCTGTGGGTGACGCAGACGTTCGGCTCAGCGAAGGCAGCCGAAACAGACCACGACGATTTGCTACACAGAGATCCCTAA
- the pyrC gene encoding dihydroorotase — translation MPAAAGTTITIIQPDDWHLHLRDGAALAAVLPHTAERFARAIVMPNLKPPVTTVAEAMGYRERILAALPAGLQFEPLMTLYLTANTTPAEIRRAKASGIVHAVKLYPAGATTNSEAGVSALAAIYPVLEAMQEVDLPLLVHGEVTDANVDVFDREKVFLETELTAIIQKFPTLRVVFEHITTREAADFVEAAAGRVAATITAHHLLMNRNELFAGGIRPHHYCLPVLKREEHRQRLVAAATSGSKKFFIGTDSAPHAKHTKENACGCAGMYTANAGIELYAEVFDAAGALDRLQGFMSEFGPQFYGLPLNSKSVTLIKKPKAIPHEFPFGDQTIVPLRAGGQTEWQIVS, via the coding sequence ATGCCTGCAGCCGCCGGTACCACAATCACGATTATTCAGCCCGACGACTGGCACCTGCACCTGCGCGACGGTGCAGCCCTGGCCGCAGTTCTGCCGCACACCGCCGAACGCTTTGCGCGCGCAATCGTCATGCCGAACCTTAAACCGCCGGTGACGACAGTGGCCGAAGCGATGGGCTACCGTGAACGCATTCTCGCCGCGCTACCTGCGGGCCTGCAGTTCGAGCCGCTGATGACTCTGTACCTCACCGCCAACACGACGCCTGCCGAAATTCGCCGTGCCAAAGCGAGCGGCATTGTGCATGCGGTGAAACTCTACCCTGCAGGTGCGACGACCAACAGCGAAGCCGGGGTGAGCGCGCTCGCCGCAATATATCCCGTGCTTGAGGCGATGCAAGAAGTTGACTTGCCCTTGCTCGTTCACGGTGAAGTGACGGATGCCAATGTCGATGTATTCGACCGCGAAAAAGTTTTTCTGGAAACTGAACTGACGGCGATCATCCAGAAGTTCCCGACGCTGCGTGTCGTTTTCGAGCACATTACTACCCGCGAGGCGGCCGATTTTGTCGAAGCGGCGGCTGGCCGCGTCGCTGCCACAATCACCGCGCACCATCTGCTCATGAACCGCAACGAACTGTTTGCCGGTGGCATCAGACCGCACCACTACTGCCTGCCGGTGTTGAAGCGCGAAGAGCACCGGCAGCGGCTCGTCGCAGCGGCAACTTCGGGTAGCAAAAAGTTTTTCATCGGCACCGACAGCGCGCCGCATGCAAAACACACCAAAGAAAACGCCTGCGGCTGCGCCGGCATGTACACTGCCAACGCAGGCATTGAACTCTACGCAGAAGTTTTCGACGCAGCCGGCGCGCTCGACAGATTGCAGGGTTTCATGTCAGAATTCGGGCCGCAGTTTTACGGTCTGCCCCTCAACTCGAAGTCTGTCACCCTGATCAAGAAACCCAAGGCAATACCCCATGAATTTCCATTCGGCGATCAGACCATTGTACCTTTGCGCGCCGGCGGCCAAACCGAATGGCAAATCGTTTCATGA